From Pseudonocardia autotrophica, one genomic window encodes:
- a CDS encoding multicopper oxidase family protein, which produces MAEDSSTSDASRVPRPVPPLPPSPPVTPVPAAVRPEQVRPSGVLRTSRRRFLAHTALAAAVAGLATRARPTGAPPDQVLLPGVNAPGGRTVHGGHGGGGDPVTGTYRPPPDDGRALLALRPFTDPLPRMPVLTAAPGPDGVARLTVRQRTAQVQLHSALPGTPMWTYEGGFPGPTIEARRGVPLEIAWTNELTGPYPVKAVEVLDNRGDLREWDLPGARGAQPLPAAAVLPPWTVVHLHGAVVGGGADGWPENAVGPTGVQLTRYSNDQPAAALWYHDHAMHVTRLTTMAGLGGGFYLLRDDEDDAAGLPSGEYEIPLMICDRNLDTDATGRLTGELLYKIVLYDGQSERLPRSFTGPFTLVNGTIWPYLEVDPAPYRLRVLNASSIRPYHLMLIDEDEQVLPEGVAHHVGSDAGLLPGAVAGAEEFALVPAERADVVIDFSDYAGRTLRWVDGSVAPAPSDDVMQFRVRDRPAGPAPARTAVRDGTDLAPGFTRITADVASPITDRIVLITPAFPVSARMWEMTETDRVPEALADGPVDGIVQIVDHDGALRTFRRIAADWADPVTVHARTEGWERWTWLNLEGPGAPHPMHVHAFTFQVQRRDHYDVSGWTYLVRPDGSFGGGTRSPLRFDRAGTVTGPEAGAKDVVSLGGGQLISAIGRFGPHAGRFVHHCHVYEHEDHRMMRPISLLPDGVVALAPPEHA; this is translated from the coding sequence ATGGCCGAGGATTCGTCCACATCGGACGCGAGCCGGGTTCCCCGCCCGGTGCCACCGCTCCCGCCGAGCCCCCCGGTCACCCCGGTCCCGGCGGCTGTGCGACCGGAGCAGGTCCGTCCGTCCGGGGTGCTCCGGACCAGCCGGCGACGGTTCCTCGCGCACACCGCGCTGGCCGCCGCGGTGGCCGGCCTCGCCACCCGCGCCCGCCCCACCGGTGCACCACCGGACCAGGTCCTGCTGCCCGGGGTGAACGCGCCCGGCGGCCGCACCGTGCACGGCGGGCACGGTGGCGGTGGCGATCCGGTCACCGGCACCTACCGCCCGCCACCGGACGACGGCCGCGCGCTGCTGGCGCTGCGCCCGTTCACCGATCCGCTGCCGCGGATGCCGGTGCTCACCGCGGCCCCCGGGCCCGACGGCGTGGCCCGGCTGACCGTGCGCCAGCGCACCGCGCAGGTACAGCTCCACTCCGCGCTGCCCGGCACCCCGATGTGGACCTACGAGGGTGGCTTCCCCGGGCCGACGATCGAGGCGCGCCGGGGCGTCCCGCTGGAGATCGCCTGGACCAACGAGCTGACCGGTCCGTACCCGGTGAAGGCGGTCGAGGTGCTGGACAACCGCGGCGACCTGCGCGAATGGGACCTGCCCGGTGCGCGCGGGGCGCAGCCGCTGCCGGCGGCCGCCGTGCTGCCCCCGTGGACGGTGGTGCACCTGCACGGCGCCGTGGTCGGCGGCGGCGCCGACGGCTGGCCGGAGAACGCCGTCGGCCCGACCGGCGTGCAGCTGACCCGCTACTCGAACGACCAGCCCGCCGCCGCGCTCTGGTACCACGACCACGCCATGCACGTGACCCGGCTGACCACGATGGCCGGTCTCGGCGGCGGGTTCTACCTGCTGCGCGACGACGAGGACGACGCCGCCGGCCTGCCGTCCGGCGAGTACGAGATCCCGCTGATGATCTGCGACCGCAATCTCGACACCGACGCCACGGGCCGGCTGACCGGCGAGCTGCTCTACAAGATCGTGCTCTACGACGGCCAGAGCGAGCGGCTACCGCGCTCCTTCACCGGCCCGTTCACCCTGGTCAACGGCACGATCTGGCCCTATCTCGAGGTCGATCCCGCGCCGTACCGGCTGCGCGTGCTCAACGCCTCGTCGATCCGGCCCTACCACCTGATGCTGATCGACGAGGACGAGCAGGTGCTGCCCGAGGGCGTCGCACACCACGTCGGATCGGACGCCGGGCTGCTGCCCGGCGCGGTGGCCGGCGCCGAGGAGTTCGCGCTGGTCCCCGCGGAGCGGGCCGACGTGGTGATCGACTTCAGCGACTACGCCGGACGCACCCTGCGCTGGGTGGACGGCTCGGTGGCACCCGCGCCGTCCGACGACGTCATGCAGTTCCGGGTGCGGGACCGACCGGCCGGTCCGGCACCGGCCCGGACCGCCGTGCGGGACGGCACCGATCTCGCGCCCGGCTTCACCCGGATCACCGCCGACGTCGCCTCCCCGATCACCGACCGGATCGTGCTGATCACCCCGGCGTTCCCGGTGTCGGCCCGGATGTGGGAGATGACCGAGACCGACCGGGTCCCGGAGGCGCTCGCCGACGGCCCGGTCGACGGGATCGTCCAGATCGTCGACCACGACGGGGCCCTGCGCACCTTCCGCCGGATCGCCGCCGACTGGGCCGATCCGGTCACCGTGCACGCCCGCACCGAGGGCTGGGAGCGCTGGACCTGGCTGAACCTGGAGGGCCCCGGCGCGCCGCACCCCATGCACGTGCACGCGTTCACCTTCCAGGTGCAGCGGCGCGACCACTACGACGTCTCCGGCTGGACCTACCTGGTCCGCCCGGACGGGTCGTTCGGCGGCGGCACGAGGAGCCCGTTGCGGTTCGACCGGGCGGGCACCGTGACCGGCCCGGAGGCCGGCGCGAAGGACGTCGTCTCGCTCGGCGGCGGTCAGCTCATCAGCGCGATCGGCCGGTTCGGCCCGCACGCCGGGCGGTTCGTGCACCACTGCCACGTCTACGAGCACGAGGACCACCGGATGATGCGGCCGATCTCGCTGCTGCCGGACGGGGTCGTGGCGCTCGCCCCGCCCGAGCACGCGTGA
- a CDS encoding siderophore-interacting protein yields the protein MPYWITTVRDVRRITPHMVRVVLDGDELAGYQVKGLADDYCRVLFPHPGEDSPVVPVEIDGKEQDPPGTVPAPVRNYTIRRQDPDTGEVWIDLLLHEGGVGATWAAQAQPGARIALGPAHGRYQPPEDARRVVLVGDATALPAIGRILEELPGGRSALALILVADAAEEQELPGRDGVEIRWLHVPDPMDLGERLLAEVQSCELATDGADYVWVAGETDACRRARKHLRHERGLPAGAYTVVGYWRPDAERWQARYDALAEELAAKLAVADAENPDDDDYDDAVDRIYTDAGL from the coding sequence GTGCCCTACTGGATCACGACCGTTCGCGACGTCCGGCGGATCACCCCGCACATGGTGCGGGTGGTCCTGGACGGTGACGAGCTCGCCGGCTACCAGGTGAAGGGCCTGGCCGACGACTACTGCCGGGTGCTCTTCCCGCATCCCGGCGAGGACTCCCCGGTCGTCCCGGTCGAGATCGACGGCAAGGAGCAGGACCCGCCCGGCACCGTCCCGGCACCGGTGCGCAACTACACGATCCGCCGTCAGGACCCGGACACCGGCGAGGTGTGGATCGATCTGCTGCTGCACGAGGGCGGTGTCGGCGCGACCTGGGCGGCGCAGGCGCAGCCCGGCGCCCGGATCGCGCTCGGCCCGGCGCACGGCCGCTACCAGCCGCCCGAGGACGCCCGGCGGGTCGTGCTGGTCGGGGACGCGACCGCACTGCCCGCGATCGGGCGGATCCTGGAGGAGCTGCCCGGCGGCCGGTCGGCGCTCGCGCTGATCCTGGTCGCCGACGCCGCCGAGGAGCAGGAGCTGCCCGGTCGCGACGGCGTCGAGATCCGCTGGCTGCACGTGCCCGACCCGATGGACCTGGGCGAGCGGCTGCTGGCCGAGGTGCAGTCCTGCGAGCTCGCCACCGACGGCGCCGACTACGTCTGGGTGGCCGGGGAGACCGACGCCTGCCGCCGGGCCCGCAAGCACCTGCGCCACGAGCGGGGCCTCCCGGCGGGGGCCTACACCGTCGTCGGGTACTGGCGTCCGGACGCCGAACGCTGGCAGGCCCGCTACGACGCACTCGCCGAGGAGCTCGCCGCGAAGCTCGCGGTCGCCGACGCCGAGAACCCGGACGACGACGACTACGACGACGCCGTCGACCGGATCTACACCGACGCGGGGTTGTAG